A window of Sphingomonas adhaesiva contains these coding sequences:
- a CDS encoding aldose epimerase family protein translates to MRHGHWTAPLLALAASAPAASADAATAVRAGFGALPDGTAIEAVTLTGSNGVSARIMTLGATLQSFNAPDRDGKVADITLGYDDAASYVTRPNFWGQTVGRYANRIAGGTFAIDGRTYRLPLNDKTNSLHGGTRGFDQYVWRITDVRSGPQASVTMVMRSPAGDQGYPGTLDVTVTYSLDDKGALTIDMSAKTDAPTIVNLTNHALFDLAGEGSSGGIYAQKMTIPARRYTPVDAALIPTGELAAVAGTVFDFTTPRAIGLSVRDGRDPQIVIGRGYDHNFVLDKGATDEPGLAARVEDPASGRVLEVLTTEPGVQFYSGNFIDGTYVGKRRHVYRMGDGFALEPQKFPNTPNQPSFGSARVDPGKPYRHRMVYRVSVSR, encoded by the coding sequence ATGCGACATGGTCACTGGACGGCGCCGTTGCTCGCCCTGGCGGCGTCGGCTCCCGCCGCGTCGGCGGACGCCGCCACCGCCGTGCGGGCGGGTTTCGGCGCGCTGCCGGACGGGACCGCGATCGAGGCGGTGACGCTGACCGGCAGCAACGGCGTCAGCGCGCGGATCATGACGCTGGGGGCGACGCTGCAGTCGTTCAACGCGCCCGACCGCGACGGCAAGGTCGCCGACATCACGCTCGGCTACGACGATGCGGCCAGCTACGTCACCAGGCCGAACTTCTGGGGCCAGACGGTGGGGCGCTACGCCAACCGGATCGCGGGCGGGACGTTCGCGATCGACGGCCGGACCTATCGGCTGCCGCTCAACGACAAGACCAACTCGCTCCACGGCGGGACCAGGGGTTTCGACCAATACGTGTGGCGGATCACGGACGTTAGGTCGGGGCCGCAGGCCAGCGTCACCATGGTGATGCGCAGCCCGGCCGGCGACCAGGGCTATCCCGGGACTCTCGACGTCACCGTGACCTACAGCCTGGACGACAAGGGGGCGTTGACGATCGACATGTCGGCGAAGACCGACGCGCCGACGATCGTCAACCTGACCAACCACGCGCTGTTCGATCTGGCGGGGGAGGGGTCGTCGGGCGGCATCTACGCGCAGAAGATGACGATCCCGGCGCGCCGCTACACGCCCGTCGACGCGGCATTGATCCCGACCGGCGAGCTCGCCGCGGTCGCGGGCACCGTGTTCGACTTCACGACGCCGCGCGCCATTGGGCTGAGCGTGCGCGACGGCCGCGACCCGCAGATCGTGATCGGTCGCGGCTACGACCACAATTTCGTGCTCGACAAGGGCGCGACGGACGAGCCGGGGCTCGCCGCACGCGTCGAGGATCCCGCCTCCGGCCGCGTGCTGGAGGTGCTGACCACCGAGCCGGGCGTGCAATTCTATTCGGGCAATTTCATCGACGGCACCTATGTCGGCAAACGCCGCCACGTGTACCGCATGGGCGACGGCTTCGCGCTGGAACCGCAGAAGTTTCCGAACACCCCCAACCAGCCGTCGTTCGGCTCGGCGCGGGTCGATCCGGGCAAGCCCTATCGTCATCGCATGGTCTATCGCGTCTCGGTGTCGCGCTGA
- a CDS encoding sugar MFS transporter — protein MAGPIGSAAPAAPAGAPVAGGGYGKALTLLASLFFMWGFITVINNTLLPHLRSVFDLNYTQTTLIESVWFIAYFFASIPSAKLIERVGYQRSLVIGLLVMAAGALGMMLAASLPSYGVTLLMLFVIASGITLLQVAANPYVAVIGPAETSSSRLNLVQAMNSAGTMLAPLFGAYLILGRSRGGTAETGTVLTQAERLADAQSVILPYALVAVVLVVLAVVIARFPLPAMGSATSRVAKEERGRHSLWAHRNLVFGIPAIFIYLIAEIGVANLFVNFVSQPEIANITAEQAGRYLTFLWGGMMVGRFAGSAIMQRIPAETVLAAFSVGAFVVMLVTVFTTGPVAMWALISVGLFHSIMFPTIFTLGIKGLGPLTEEGSGLLIMAIAGGALVVVQGWLADRYGLQASFLLTAACELYILFYALWGAKVTAPLAEPVIETI, from the coding sequence ATGGCAGGTCCGATCGGTTCAGCGGCTCCAGCGGCACCAGCGGGGGCGCCGGTCGCGGGCGGCGGCTACGGCAAGGCGTTGACGCTGCTGGCCAGCCTGTTCTTCATGTGGGGCTTCATCACCGTCATCAACAACACGCTGCTGCCCCATCTGCGCAGCGTCTTCGACCTCAATTACACCCAGACGACGCTGATCGAGAGCGTGTGGTTCATCGCCTATTTCTTCGCCTCGATCCCGTCGGCGAAGCTGATCGAGCGGGTGGGATATCAACGCTCGCTCGTGATCGGCCTGCTCGTCATGGCCGCGGGCGCACTGGGCATGATGCTCGCCGCCAGCCTGCCGTCCTACGGCGTCACGCTGCTGATGCTGTTCGTCATCGCCAGCGGGATCACGCTGCTTCAGGTCGCGGCCAACCCCTATGTCGCGGTGATCGGCCCGGCGGAAACATCCTCGTCGCGCCTCAACCTCGTCCAGGCGATGAACTCGGCCGGCACCATGCTCGCGCCGCTGTTCGGCGCCTATCTGATCCTGGGCCGTTCGCGCGGCGGCACCGCGGAGACCGGAACCGTGCTCACCCAGGCGGAGCGCCTGGCCGATGCCCAGTCGGTGATCCTCCCCTATGCGCTCGTCGCGGTGGTGCTGGTGGTGCTGGCGGTGGTGATCGCGCGCTTCCCGCTCCCGGCAATGGGCTCCGCCACCAGCCGCGTCGCGAAGGAGGAGCGCGGGCGCCACTCGCTGTGGGCGCACCGCAACCTCGTCTTCGGCATCCCCGCCATCTTCATCTACCTGATCGCCGAGATCGGAGTCGCCAACCTGTTCGTCAATTTCGTCTCGCAGCCGGAAATCGCCAACATCACCGCGGAACAGGCCGGACGCTACCTCACGTTCCTGTGGGGCGGGATGATGGTCGGCCGCTTCGCCGGGTCGGCGATCATGCAGCGCATCCCCGCGGAAACCGTGCTGGCGGCGTTCTCGGTCGGTGCGTTCGTGGTCATGCTCGTCACCGTCTTCACCACCGGGCCCGTCGCGATGTGGGCGCTGATCTCGGTCGGGCTGTTCCACTCGATCATGTTCCCGACGATCTTCACGCTGGGCATCAAGGGGCTGGGTCCGCTGACCGAGGAGGGGTCGGGCCTGCTCATCATGGCGATCGCCGGCGGCGCGCTGGTGGTGGTGCAGGGCTGGCTGGCCGACCGCTACGGGCTGCAGGCGTCGTTCCTGCTGACCGCGGCGTGCGAACTCTACATCCTGTTCTACGCGCTGTGGGGCGCGAAGGTGACCGCGCCGCTGGCGGAGCCGGTGATCGAAACGATATGA